One genomic window of Halanaerobium saccharolyticum subsp. saccharolyticum DSM 6643 includes the following:
- a CDS encoding MBL fold metallo-hydrolase has translation MQITFLGTGTSHGVPVIACDCEICQSSNPKNKRMRTSIHIKSKEYNLLIDTPPEMRLELINNNIKNVDSVLMTHAHADHIMGFDDIRALNWFQGKEMPVYGDTKTLKAIKRVFPYIFSDKNPGGGVPQVILKEIEKELTFRDLKVKSVPIYHGDNQILAYRINNFAYLTDCSKIPESSLELLEGIEYAAVDALRFEEHPTHMSVDQAVELVNKLDLKHGYLTHISHRLDHQKLDDYLPDHLSPAYDGLVINI, from the coding sequence TTGCAGATAACATTTTTAGGAACAGGAACCTCTCATGGGGTACCTGTTATTGCCTGTGATTGCGAGATTTGTCAATCTAGCAATCCAAAAAATAAAAGAATGCGGACATCAATTCATATTAAAAGCAAAGAATATAATTTATTGATAGATACTCCGCCTGAGATGAGATTGGAATTGATTAATAATAATATAAAAAATGTAGATTCGGTTTTGATGACTCATGCCCATGCAGATCATATTATGGGTTTTGATGATATAAGAGCTTTAAACTGGTTTCAAGGTAAAGAAATGCCAGTTTATGGAGATACAAAAACTCTAAAAGCTATTAAAAGAGTTTTCCCCTATATTTTTTCAGATAAAAATCCAGGTGGAGGAGTACCTCAGGTTATACTAAAGGAAATAGAAAAAGAATTAACTTTTAGAGATCTAAAGGTTAAGTCGGTTCCAATTTATCACGGTGATAATCAAATTTTAGCTTATAGAATTAATAATTTTGCTTATTTAACAGATTGTAGTAAAATACCTGAAAGTTCCTTAGAACTTTTGGAGGGGATTGAATATGCCGCTGTTGATGCACTTCGTTTTGAAGAACATCCCACTCATATGTCTGTAGACCAGGCTGTTGAATTAGTTAATAAATTAGACTTAAAACATGGATATTTAACTCATATTTCTCATAGATTAGATCATCAAAAATTGGATGATTATCTACCAGACCATTTAAGTCCAGCCTATGATGGATTAGTAATAAATATTTAG
- a CDS encoding SpoIID/LytB domain-containing protein has product MKKYLRLIIISAVLIGIFIPIFDYYFEEADKSTIMMAQDSRDRNINDFFELAKEAFYEGRYDSAEYYYQQIIELAPYNLEARRNLAVVYSDQNKLEAENKILLETAILSNDNNDYFKLAVNFYELNNSLASNYILENKIKTETEAESKAQTADFLFRKYYYLIQNHLELKNYKIAEEYLQKMSDLKINDSGFYLLKAELNKLQNNYLAAFNDYQKAYQANKAQSYLYKDMAQMLENAGEEIKAYNYWQRTLAYGLFKQLAYQKINFYQKKYPELKPKKEEDDPEAIDPFALKASWQQVAELTEQEITQMLRIGLQENNKKLLFQYSDPFSIVYNEKVIFRGEAKKNYLLELESNSIYLSSNNEKIKLGDSKLEYQIYSSHKNSSFYVYNISYGEGYFWQGSGNRQYRGNMIIKGEGEEFTLINQVELTPYLISVVPSEIYASWPMEALKAQAVAARSYTLNNLGRHSNDGYDLCSSVHCAAYNGIMSEHHRTTEAVLSTQGESAVFEGEIIEAVFSSNSGGYTERSDQIWSADLPYLRGSNQMKEDNYNFPLAPADFQNWLLNSPESYSKDYGSSNYRWQLRVPAEIIEYRSGLDKIRKIEIKERAQGGTITSLTIYSDQSEENYSVSRIRRVLGGLKSSRFYFNSHYDQNGYLKDLYIYGAGWGHNLGLDQSASAGMGAAGWDYKEIIKHFYPGVEIIKYD; this is encoded by the coding sequence ATGAAAAAATATTTACGATTGATTATTATCTCTGCTGTCTTAATCGGTATTTTTATACCAATTTTCGATTATTATTTTGAGGAAGCAGATAAAAGTACCATAATGATGGCCCAGGATAGCAGAGATAGAAATATAAATGACTTCTTCGAATTGGCAAAAGAAGCATTTTACGAAGGCCGCTATGATTCTGCAGAATATTATTATCAGCAGATTATTGAACTTGCACCTTATAATTTAGAGGCCAGGAGAAATTTAGCTGTGGTTTATAGTGATCAAAATAAATTGGAAGCAGAAAATAAAATTTTATTGGAAACTGCTATTTTAAGTAATGACAATAATGATTATTTTAAATTAGCTGTTAATTTTTATGAGCTTAATAATAGCTTAGCTTCTAATTATATTTTAGAAAATAAGATTAAAACTGAAACTGAAGCTGAATCCAAAGCACAAACTGCTGATTTTCTTTTCCGAAAATATTATTATTTAATTCAAAATCATCTAGAATTAAAAAATTATAAAATTGCAGAAGAATATTTACAGAAAATGAGCGATTTAAAGATAAATGATTCAGGGTTTTATCTGTTAAAGGCCGAATTAAATAAATTACAAAATAATTATTTAGCAGCATTTAATGATTATCAAAAGGCTTATCAAGCAAATAAAGCTCAAAGTTATTTGTATAAAGATATGGCTCAAATGCTCGAAAATGCAGGCGAAGAAATAAAAGCTTATAATTACTGGCAGCGAACTCTTGCTTATGGTTTGTTTAAGCAACTTGCATATCAAAAAATTAATTTTTATCAGAAAAAATATCCAGAATTAAAGCCAAAAAAAGAAGAAGATGATCCAGAAGCTATTGATCCTTTTGCTTTAAAAGCTTCTTGGCAGCAGGTAGCTGAACTAACTGAACAGGAAATAACACAAATGCTGAGGATTGGACTTCAGGAGAATAATAAAAAGCTTCTGTTTCAATACTCAGATCCTTTTTCGATTGTTTATAATGAAAAAGTTATATTTAGAGGTGAGGCTAAAAAAAATTATCTGCTGGAGCTGGAATCTAATTCAATTTATCTAAGCAGTAATAATGAAAAAATTAAACTCGGAGACTCTAAATTAGAATATCAAATATACAGCAGTCATAAAAACTCATCTTTTTATGTTTATAATATTAGCTATGGAGAAGGCTATTTCTGGCAGGGAAGCGGCAACAGACAGTACAGAGGTAATATGATAATTAAAGGAGAAGGAGAAGAATTTACTTTAATAAATCAGGTAGAATTAACTCCTTATTTAATTTCTGTTGTTCCATCTGAAATTTATGCCAGTTGGCCGATGGAAGCTTTAAAAGCTCAGGCGGTGGCTGCTAGAAGTTACACCTTAAATAATTTAGGTAGACACAGCAATGATGGCTATGATCTTTGTTCTAGTGTGCACTGTGCGGCTTATAATGGTATTATGAGTGAGCACCACCGTACTACTGAGGCTGTTTTATCGACTCAGGGAGAAAGTGCTGTTTTTGAAGGTGAAATTATTGAAGCTGTTTTCAGCAGTAATAGTGGTGGTTATACAGAGCGAAGTGATCAAATCTGGTCAGCCGATTTGCCTTATTTAAGGGGTTCTAATCAGATGAAAGAGGATAATTATAATTTTCCTTTAGCACCAGCAGATTTTCAAAATTGGCTTCTTAATTCACCTGAATCATACTCTAAAGATTATGGAAGCAGTAATTATCGTTGGCAGTTAAGAGTTCCAGCTGAAATAATAGAATACCGCAGCGGTTTAGATAAAATCAGGAAAATAGAAATTAAGGAACGGGCTCAAGGCGGTACAATTACTTCTTTAACAATCTATAGTGATCAAAGTGAAGAAAATTATAGTGTTTCGCGAATTAGAAGAGTTTTAGGAGGTTTAAAAAGCAGTCGCTTTTATTTTAACAGTCATTATGATCAAAATGGATATTTAAAAGATTTATATATTTATGGAGCTGGTTGGGGACATAACCTAGGACTTGATCAATCAGCTTCAGCTGGCATGGGCGCTGCAGGCTGGGATTATAAAGAAATTATTAAACATTTTTATCCTGGTGTAGAGATAATTAAATATGATTAG
- a CDS encoding peptidylprolyl isomerase has translation MSKNPEVTITMEDGNQIKLELYPEKAENTVKNFIELVENDYYDGLNFHRVIKGFMVQGGCPDGTGMGNPGYSIKGEFAANGHDNDLKHKRGVISMARSSAPDSAGSQFFIVHQDAQHLDGQYAAFGEVIEGMDTVDQIAEVETGARDLPKEEQVMKSVEVETFGAEYEAPEKL, from the coding sequence ATGTCAAAAAATCCAGAAGTAACAATAACAATGGAAGATGGAAATCAAATTAAACTAGAATTATATCCAGAAAAAGCAGAGAATACAGTTAAGAATTTTATTGAACTGGTTGAGAATGATTATTATGATGGGCTTAATTTTCATCGTGTAATTAAAGGCTTTATGGTTCAGGGTGGATGTCCTGATGGCACTGGAATGGGGAATCCAGGTTATTCAATTAAAGGTGAATTTGCGGCCAATGGTCATGATAATGATTTAAAGCACAAAAGAGGGGTAATTTCAATGGCAAGAAGCTCAGCTCCTGATTCAGCAGGGTCCCAGTTTTTTATAGTCCATCAAGATGCTCAACATTTAGATGGCCAGTATGCAGCCTTTGGAGAGGTTATAGAAGGCATGGATACTGTTGATCAAATAGCTGAAGTAGAAACAGGTGCAAGAGATTTACCAAAAGAAGAACAGGTAATGAAATCAGTAGAAGTAGAAACATTTGGGGCAGAATATGAGGCTCCAGAAAAGCTCTAA
- the trmL gene encoding tRNA (uridine(34)/cytosine(34)/5-carboxymethylaminomethyluridine(34)-2'-O)-methyltransferase TrmL translates to MNIVLVEPEIPQNTGNIARTCAVTDSKLHLVKPLGFSTSDKYLKRAGLDYWNKLDISYYDNLDHFFKVNQGGRFFYATTKAAAAYSDFEYQENDYFLFGKETAGLPEDLLEANLNRCIRIPMKDKLRSLNLSNSVSIIIYEALRQNNFINLNKKGKYKKEI, encoded by the coding sequence TTGAATATAGTACTTGTTGAACCAGAAATTCCACAAAATACTGGTAATATAGCTAGAACCTGTGCTGTAACGGATTCTAAACTTCATTTAGTTAAACCCTTAGGCTTTTCAACTTCAGACAAATATTTAAAAAGAGCAGGTCTTGATTACTGGAATAAATTAGATATAAGTTATTATGATAATTTAGATCATTTTTTTAAAGTGAATCAGGGAGGACGCTTTTTTTATGCAACTACCAAAGCCGCAGCTGCTTATTCTGATTTTGAATATCAGGAAAATGATTATTTTTTATTTGGTAAAGAAACAGCAGGATTACCAGAAGATTTGTTGGAAGCAAATTTAAATCGTTGTATTAGAATTCCAATGAAGGATAAATTAAGGTCATTAAATCTTTCTAATTCAGTTTCTATAATTATATATGAGGCCCTTAGACAGAATAATTTTATAAATTTAAACAAAAAAGGAAAATATAAAAAGGAAATTTAA
- a CDS encoding phosphate/phosphite/phosphonate ABC transporter substrate-binding protein: protein MKYLKKYLSFVLLILFFLIFTISIQAEEFITLGVTSKKIALSKLESWQSILDEVSKRSGIDIELVVAKDHQTLIDLMKNKKIDMGYFSPVFYVKAHDELNCKPVVLEKRLGSSYYQGGFIVRKDSKIEKIDDLKGKKLALTAEKDSTSGYYLPIAILKSSGISHKNDLDVVYTGKHINVLKSVSYGLVDAGAIKLFILENELNKKYSSGIKIIAKSSYLPTSSITARDDIEEETINKLRKAFISLNSDPTGLKAMHKSGFDGFAASDDQMYDIVRDYLADYNKKL from the coding sequence ATGAAATATTTAAAAAAATATCTTAGTTTTGTTCTGCTGATATTATTTTTTTTAATATTCACAATTTCAATCCAGGCAGAGGAATTTATAACTTTAGGTGTTACTTCCAAAAAAATTGCTCTATCAAAATTAGAAAGCTGGCAGTCTATTTTGGATGAAGTCTCTAAAAGAAGTGGTATAGATATTGAATTGGTAGTTGCTAAAGACCACCAAACATTAATAGATTTAATGAAAAACAAAAAAATTGATATGGGTTATTTTTCGCCAGTTTTTTATGTAAAAGCACATGATGAATTAAACTGTAAACCAGTGGTGTTAGAGAAACGACTTGGTAGTTCTTATTATCAAGGAGGCTTTATTGTTCGTAAAGATTCTAAAATTGAAAAGATTGATGATTTAAAAGGTAAAAAATTAGCTTTAACTGCTGAAAAAGATTCTACTTCTGGCTACTATTTACCAATAGCTATTTTAAAAAGCTCTGGTATAAGTCACAAAAATGATTTAGATGTTGTATATACAGGCAAGCATATTAATGTTCTTAAAAGTGTCAGCTATGGATTAGTTGATGCTGGTGCAATAAAATTATTTATTTTAGAAAATGAGCTTAATAAAAAATATAGTTCGGGAATTAAAATAATTGCTAAATCTTCTTATTTACCTACATCTTCTATAACCGCCAGAGATGATATAGAAGAAGAGACAATAAATAAGCTTAGAAAAGCTTTTATAAGTTTAAATAGTGATCCAACTGGGTTAAAAGCTATGCATAAATCTGGCTTTGATGGTTTTGCTGCAAGTGATGATCAGATGTATGATATAGTTCGAGATTATTTAGCTGATTATAATAAAAAATTATAA
- a CDS encoding sensor histidine kinase, translating into MSLKRRLITYIMLIFLLIMLLVGYVLIVQQKDIFQEEIERRGKLLARTLAEISKEALLVHEFSTLSKNVMSFENEQDVVGVKIINNNGRILAALDRNLEGTFNKKNYEQKQNYVDDDKLITIKDIIVDEDVIGRTIITLSQQTLKNKINYSIRMMVVILTSSFLLLTFIIHITSDYYLEPITNLAKIVRKIPESDFKISKLKSKNPPLELKELYNSVIWMYEEMLIIRKSLIEKTQMATLGKMSAYLAHEIRNPLEAISGAVEVIKLKRESDFHNGFFEIINEEIETLNNFLEEFLNFARIKSYEFKKIDIINLLNDISKLLESMIKNNNITLIKEFNSQHRYIKGDINKIKSVFTNIILNSVEAIKKSGYIKIKVEDDEDFILIYIEDNGSGINNKDLDKIFDPFFTTKKSGSGIGLSISKEIIEKHDGKIDAEVENNTIFKIKLPIYKDDSGNEKDINS; encoded by the coding sequence TTGTCATTAAAAAGAAGATTAATTACTTATATAATGTTAATATTTTTATTAATTATGCTTTTGGTAGGCTATGTGTTAATTGTTCAGCAAAAGGATATTTTTCAAGAAGAAATTGAAAGAAGAGGTAAACTTTTAGCTAGAACATTAGCAGAAATCAGTAAAGAAGCTCTGCTTGTGCATGAATTTAGTACTCTTTCGAAAAATGTCATGTCTTTTGAAAATGAGCAGGATGTAGTCGGAGTAAAAATAATAAATAATAATGGTAGAATTTTAGCAGCATTAGATAGAAATTTAGAAGGGACGTTTAACAAAAAAAATTATGAGCAAAAGCAAAACTATGTGGATGATGATAAGTTAATAACAATCAAAGATATTATTGTAGATGAAGATGTAATTGGCAGAACAATAATTACGCTTTCCCAACAGACTTTAAAAAATAAAATAAATTATTCAATTAGAATGATGGTTGTCATATTAACCTCATCTTTTTTACTGCTGACATTTATAATTCACATTACATCTGATTATTACTTAGAACCAATTACTAATCTGGCTAAAATAGTTCGTAAAATTCCAGAAAGTGATTTTAAAATCTCTAAATTAAAGTCTAAAAATCCTCCTTTAGAATTGAAGGAACTATATAATTCTGTAATCTGGATGTATGAAGAAATGCTGATAATCAGGAAAAGTCTAATTGAGAAAACACAAATGGCTACTCTTGGTAAAATGTCAGCTTATTTAGCTCATGAAATAAGAAATCCTCTAGAAGCTATTTCTGGAGCAGTAGAGGTAATAAAATTAAAGAGAGAATCCGATTTTCATAACGGATTTTTTGAAATAATAAATGAAGAAATTGAAACATTAAATAATTTCTTAGAAGAGTTTTTGAATTTTGCCAGAATTAAATCCTATGAATTTAAAAAAATTGATATTATTAATCTTCTTAATGATATTTCTAAATTATTAGAGTCAATGATAAAAAATAATAACATAACTTTAATCAAAGAGTTTAATAGCCAGCACAGATATATCAAAGGTGATATCAATAAAATAAAAAGTGTATTTACTAATATTATTTTAAACTCAGTCGAAGCAATTAAAAAATCAGGTTATATTAAAATAAAAGTTGAAGATGATGAAGATTTCATTTTAATTTATATTGAAGATAATGGTAGTGGGATTAATAATAAAGATCTGGATAAGATTTTTGATCCATTTTTTACAACTAAAAAAAGTGGTAGTGGTATAGGTTTAAGTATTTCAAAAGAAATTATTGAAAAACATGATGGAAAAATTGATGCAGAAGTTGAAAATAATACAATTTTCAAAATTAAATTACCTATCTATAAGGATGATAGCGGCAATGAAAAAGATATTAATAGTTGA
- a CDS encoding LysM peptidoglycan-binding domain-containing protein: MEKNNYLTTLIILLVFLLSITITASAFQVKLNDRGRDVMEIQKYLKILGYNVSPDGIFGKGTENSVKNFQKSQNLSVDGIAGDNTRQLLKKMISEKVSYELYVVDNGDTLSGIARSRNSSVKKIMKFNNMSSARIKPGQDLKIPRDKVVKADTQNQSTVNSANNEAENVKVYYTVRKGDTLSAIAARRNLPVEEIMNANNLSSDFIKAGQELVLPIIDSKASNKNVKKEAKNSQKQSTTADKIVHKIRRGDALSTIARMYGTDVDTIRRANNLNGDRIVAGEELIITDYQRGPFNLARNSLIWPVNGRITSNFGWRTHPIKKTRLFHNGLDIAVPSRTPVKAAAGGEVVHSGWMNGFGYTVIIDHGRGVETLYAHNSKVSVAKGSMVNKGQQVALSGNTGLSTGPHLHFGVLQNEKPLNPKNYLP, encoded by the coding sequence ATGGAAAAAAATAACTATTTAACTACACTAATAATTTTATTAGTTTTTCTTTTGTCAATAACTATTACAGCCTCAGCTTTTCAGGTTAAATTGAATGATCGTGGAAGAGATGTAATGGAAATTCAAAAATATTTAAAAATTTTGGGATATAATGTATCACCGGATGGCATTTTTGGGAAGGGTACTGAAAATTCAGTGAAAAATTTTCAAAAGAGCCAAAATCTTAGTGTTGATGGAATTGCTGGTGATAATACCCGTCAGTTATTGAAGAAAATGATTTCTGAGAAAGTATCTTATGAATTATATGTGGTGGATAATGGAGATACTCTGTCAGGAATTGCTAGGTCAAGAAATTCTAGTGTAAAAAAGATTATGAAATTCAATAATATGAGTTCTGCCAGAATTAAACCGGGTCAGGACTTGAAAATTCCACGAGATAAAGTAGTTAAAGCTGATACTCAAAATCAAAGCACAGTTAATTCTGCCAATAATGAAGCAGAAAATGTTAAAGTATATTATACAGTTCGTAAGGGAGATACTTTATCAGCAATTGCAGCGCGTAGAAACTTACCTGTTGAAGAGATAATGAATGCAAATAATCTCAGTTCAGATTTTATTAAAGCTGGACAGGAACTAGTGCTCCCAATTATTGACTCAAAAGCTTCAAATAAAAATGTTAAAAAAGAAGCTAAGAATTCACAAAAGCAGTCAACTACTGCTGATAAAATTGTACATAAAATTCGGCGTGGTGATGCTTTAAGTACTATTGCTCGAATGTATGGTACTGATGTAGATACAATTCGGCGGGCTAATAACTTGAATGGAGACAGAATTGTTGCTGGTGAAGAGTTAATTATTACTGATTATCAACGTGGGCCATTTAATCTAGCTAGAAATTCTTTAATTTGGCCTGTTAATGGTCGGATTACTTCTAATTTTGGTTGGAGAACTCATCCGATTAAAAAAACAAGATTATTCCATAATGGTTTAGATATTGCTGTTCCTTCTCGAACTCCAGTTAAAGCAGCAGCAGGAGGAGAAGTTGTACATAGTGGTTGGATGAATGGTTTTGGATATACAGTTATTATTGATCATGGTCGAGGTGTAGAAACACTTTATGCTCACAACTCTAAAGTTAGTGTAGCTAAGGGATCTATGGTTAATAAGGGCCAACAGGTTGCTTTATCCGGAAATACTGGTTTAAGTACAGGTCCTCATCTTCATTTTGGAGTTTTACAAAATGAAAAACCACTTAACCCTAAAAATTATTTACCATAA
- a CDS encoding ABC transporter substrate-binding protein produces the protein MKKFFKKGHLLLLVLALVFLFSMNLAAEEYEIGISQFVEHPSLDLAREGFIDQLAKEGFVEGENIKIDLQNAQADFSTAQTIAQRFNQNKVDLVLAIATPSAQTAANVLKNTPVLITAVTDPVEAGIVQSMEKPGANITGTTDMNPVAKQLELIRDFLPEVKDIGILYNPGEVNSTVQVKLAKEKAKEMGINLEEATVSNSSEVSLAVSSLVDNVDAIYVPTDNIIVSAMPTVLQTAHNRQVPVFASENNSVEQGAIATLGIDYYQLGKQTGSMAARILNGSNPAEMPVESSKELKLYINKKSADQINLKIPENLLESADIIFE, from the coding sequence ATGAAGAAATTTTTTAAAAAGGGACATTTATTACTTTTAGTCTTAGCACTAGTATTTTTATTTTCAATGAATTTAGCAGCTGAGGAATATGAAATAGGTATTTCACAGTTTGTTGAGCATCCGTCTTTAGATTTAGCCAGAGAAGGGTTTATTGATCAGTTAGCTAAAGAGGGGTTTGTAGAAGGAGAAAATATAAAGATTGATCTTCAGAACGCTCAAGCTGATTTTTCAACTGCTCAAACTATAGCTCAAAGATTTAATCAAAATAAAGTAGATTTAGTTTTAGCAATTGCTACACCCTCAGCTCAAACAGCTGCAAATGTCTTAAAAAATACCCCAGTTTTAATAACAGCAGTTACTGATCCAGTTGAGGCTGGTATAGTTCAGAGTATGGAAAAACCGGGTGCTAATATCACAGGCACAACAGATATGAATCCGGTAGCAAAACAATTAGAATTAATAAGAGATTTCCTACCAGAAGTAAAAGATATCGGTATTTTATATAACCCCGGTGAAGTAAATTCTACTGTTCAGGTTAAACTAGCTAAAGAAAAAGCTAAAGAAATGGGAATTAATCTTGAAGAAGCAACAGTTAGTAACAGCAGCGAAGTAAGTCTTGCAGTTTCTTCTTTAGTTGATAATGTAGATGCAATTTATGTGCCAACTGATAATATTATTGTTTCTGCTATGCCAACTGTACTCCAGACAGCACACAACCGTCAAGTTCCTGTATTCGCTTCTGAAAATAATTCAGTTGAACAGGGTGCAATCGCAACTTTGGGAATTGATTATTATCAGTTAGGAAAACAGACAGGGTCTATGGCTGCTCGAATTCTTAATGGTAGTAATCCAGCAGAAATGCCTGTTGAATCTTCAAAAGAATTAAAACTTTACATTAATAAAAAATCTGCTGATCAGATTAATCTAAAAATTCCGGAAAATTTATTAGAATCAGCTGATATTATTTTTGAATAA
- a CDS encoding sigma-54-dependent transcriptional regulator: protein MKKILIVDDKENILKVLKAILEAENYIVDYANDVNTAIKKAGSFNPDLIISDIRMPKMSGLEFYETMLKKNIKSKFIFMTAFGSIPMAVKAMKLGASEFLTKPLDYDELKIKIRNLIGQTEIDHKDEVRKKYKEIIGENQTVYNLIETIEMAADYSSTVLIEGESGSGKELVARALHYHSQRRENNFVAVNCAALNHNIIESELFGHKRGAFTGAVKDKKGKFELADQGTLMLDEITEISLDTQSKLLRVLQEKQFERVGENKSIDIDVRVIATTNRDIKKMVEEDKFRSDLFYRLNVFPIKIPPLRKRKSDISILIDHFIKKISKRENIAQKRISNEAVNLLKQYDWPGNIRELENLTERLIIISKSNDITLQDLPQDILEKINYDRDELTEKEKIINSLRKSKGNKTKAAKILGISRKTLYNWIKKYKDDREVSDLVE, encoded by the coding sequence ATGAAAAAGATATTAATAGTTGATGATAAAGAAAACATTTTGAAGGTTTTAAAAGCAATATTAGAAGCAGAAAATTATATAGTTGATTATGCAAATGATGTAAATACGGCGATTAAAAAAGCTGGAAGTTTTAATCCAGATCTAATTATATCTGATATAAGAATGCCTAAAATGAGTGGTCTAGAGTTTTATGAAACAATGTTAAAGAAAAATATTAAAAGTAAGTTCATTTTTATGACTGCTTTTGGAAGTATTCCAATGGCAGTAAAAGCAATGAAATTAGGTGCATCAGAATTTTTGACTAAACCACTAGATTATGATGAATTGAAAATTAAAATTCGTAATTTAATCGGTCAAACAGAAATAGACCATAAAGATGAAGTTAGAAAAAAATATAAGGAAATAATTGGAGAAAACCAGACAGTATATAATTTAATTGAAACTATTGAGATGGCTGCTGATTATAGTTCCACAGTTTTGATTGAGGGAGAGAGTGGATCTGGAAAAGAATTAGTTGCAAGAGCCCTACATTATCACAGTCAGCGGCGAGAAAATAATTTTGTTGCTGTAAATTGTGCAGCCCTTAATCATAATATTATAGAATCAGAGTTATTTGGACATAAAAGAGGAGCCTTTACAGGTGCTGTTAAGGATAAAAAAGGAAAATTCGAATTGGCAGATCAGGGGACTTTAATGTTAGACGAAATAACTGAAATTAGTCTCGATACCCAATCTAAATTATTGCGGGTGCTTCAAGAAAAGCAGTTTGAAAGAGTTGGCGAAAATAAAAGTATAGATATTGATGTTCGAGTAATTGCAACAACTAATCGAGATATTAAAAAAATGGTCGAAGAAGATAAGTTTAGAAGTGATTTATTTTATCGATTAAATGTATTTCCAATAAAGATTCCCCCTCTTAGAAAAAGAAAATCAGACATCAGTATCTTAATAGATCATTTTATCAAGAAAATATCAAAAAGAGAAAATATAGCCCAAAAAAGAATTTCAAATGAGGCTGTTAATTTGTTAAAACAATATGACTGGCCTGGTAATATAAGAGAGCTAGAAAATTTAACTGAAAGATTAATTATTATTTCTAAAAGCAATGACATTACTTTACAGGATTTACCACAGGATATTTTAGAAAAAATTAATTATGATAGAGATGAATTAACTGAAAAAGAAAAAATAATTAATTCTTTAAGAAAAAGTAAAGGTAATAAGACTAAAGCAGCTAAAATCTTAGGAATTTCAAGAAAAACATTATATAATTGGATAAAAAAATATAAAGATGATCGAGAAGTATCAGACTTAGTTGAGTAA
- a CDS encoding ECF transporter S component gives MDTKKITTTAVLAAFSLVLMLIIRFPMFLPFLIYEPGDIPILIIAFLFGPGAAIGATFILSILMAVFTGLGGPFGAFMHFLATGVFAGTAGYFYQQHHNRIGAVKGLVIGSIAMTVVMAGANLIFNPIFYGIPREQVLQMMLPGILPFNLSKAVINSVITVLVYKKLANFLRSKALIKQEQLAE, from the coding sequence ATGGATACTAAAAAAATCACTACAACCGCAGTTTTAGCAGCTTTTTCTTTAGTTTTAATGCTAATAATTCGTTTCCCAATGTTTTTGCCATTTTTAATATATGAGCCAGGTGATATCCCAATATTAATAATTGCGTTTTTATTTGGTCCTGGTGCAGCAATAGGGGCAACTTTCATTTTATCTATTTTAATGGCTGTATTTACAGGTTTGGGGGGTCCATTTGGAGCTTTTATGCATTTTCTAGCTACCGGTGTATTCGCCGGAACAGCTGGTTATTTTTATCAGCAGCACCATAATAGAATAGGAGCTGTCAAAGGCTTAGTTATTGGTTCAATTGCCATGACTGTTGTGATGGCCGGAGCAAATTTAATTTTTAATCCTATCTTTTATGGAATTCCTAGGGAACAAGTTTTACAGATGATGCTGCCGGGGATTTTACCATTTAATTTAAGTAAGGCAGTTATTAATTCTGTGATTACTGTTTTAGTTTATAAAAAACTTGCTAACTTCCTAAGGAGTAAGGCTTTAATAAAACAAGAACAGTTAGCAGAATAA